The sequence TTCTATTTTGCACGCAAAGAACAATGCTTAGCTTTAGGAACTCAATTACGGACTAAATTTAAGCCGAAAATTGAGGACTTCAAGATTTATCGCATTTATCCCAATGGGGAATTAGAATATCTCCATCCCAAAGATGGTGTCTTCCCTGAGAATGTTAATGAAGGTCGTCCTTACATGGGTAAAATTGACCGTAAAATTGGGGCAAACCCTGATCCCGCAACGGTTAAGTTTTCTGGAAAAACCCCCTATGAAGTTTAATTTCATCCTAGTTTAGGCTTAAAGTCCAATTCCCCAGCCGATTCGGTTTGGGGAATTTTTTGTACAAGTGACCAGTGTTCGGCTACCAGTTACCGAACAACGATGAACAAAGAACAAACAACCAATGACTAATGACCAATATGGCTTTTTATCAGGAAGATAGACAACTGAGACATATTGCTTGGCAAATTCTGGAAAGAGTGTGGCAAACTTTTCCTGAATTAGAACGTAGTCAAATCGCTTTAACCTGGTTGGTTTACGGGTCTGCGATGCGGGGTTTTAATTATCGCGGTGGGGAAGTTTTCTATCCCGCAAGTCTCGTGAAATTATTTTATTTGGTCGCTGTACAGGAATGGTTAAAGCGCGGTTTAATTTTCCCCTCAAAAGAACTCGATCGCGCAATTCAGGATATGATTATCGACTCTAGTAATGATGCTACTAGTTTAGTGGTTGATGTCCTCACGGGAACCACCAGTGGACCAGAACTCTCGCGGAATGCCTTTCTGACTTGGCAATCGCAACGGAATCTTGTCAATCGCTATTTTAAATCTTTGCGTTGGGAAGAACTCGAACCCATCAACGTTAATCAAAAAACATGGGGAGATGGCCCCTATGGACGAGAAAAAGCGTTTATTGGGGAATCTAGAGAGAATCAGAATCGACTAACAACCAATGCTGTGGCGAGACTCTTTCATCATATTGTTATGGGAAATGCTGCACAATCTACATTGATGATGGATTTACTATTCCGTTCTCTTCCTGCTGCATCCTCGGATCCAGAGGAAGAGAATCAGATTACGGGTTTTTTAGGAGAAGCCCTCCCCACAGAAGCCAAACTCTGGTCAAAAGCAGGTTGGACGAGTTGGGTTCGCCATGATAGCGCTTATATAGAACTCCCCAACCATCCCCCCTATCTTCTTGTTGTCTTTACCGAACGTTCGCCCTCACCACCAAATCACCAATTATTACCCTTTATTTCCCAGCAGTTTCTCAAGGCTCTAGAGTCCTCAATTTGACAGAGAAGGTTAGGTTGCGTAATTGATACATTAGAATCGAAGTGAAGAGGTGACAGCCTTTTGCTGAAACATAACCTTTAATTTGAATTGTCAATTTAATTGTCAATTGCTTTCAATTATGACTCCTAACCCTCTCATTACTAATTCCATTGAAAAACTCGATTATCGTGTTACTGTCGGTGACGTGGCAGCAGAAACGGGGTTAAAACTACAAGATGCCCAACAAGGCTTAGTTGCACTCGCAGCAGATGCAGGCGGACATTTACAAGTTAGTGAAACTGGAGATATTACCTATCTTTTTCCAGAAAATTTTCGGGGAATTCTTCGTAATAAATACCTGCGTCTGCGCTTAAAAGAGTGGTGGGATAAAATCTGGGGCGTTTTATTTTATCTGATCCGAATTTCCTTTGGCATTATTTTAATCGCATCCATTGTTTTAATTGCAATCACGATTTCTCTGATTGTAATTGGTGTGCAAATGAATTCAGATGAAGGAGACTCTGATGAAGGAATCGGAGGAGGCGGTGGTTTTTCCTTTGGCTTTTTCCCATTTTGGTTTGGACCTGACTTATTTTGGTTTTTCTCTCCTGGATATTACGAATATGATGAACCGATTGAAAGAAGGGAAAGGAAAGGAAATCGTAAACAAAAAAGCGAATTAAGTTTTCTGGAAGCGATCTTCTCTTTCTTATTTGGAGATGGCAATCCCAATGCCAAATTAGAAGAACGCCGTTGGCAAGAAATCGGGAGTGTTATTCGACAAAATAGAGGTGCAGTCGTTGGTGAACAAATTGCCCCTTATCTTGATGAAATTGATACGACTAGTTGGGAAGATGAAGATTATATGTTATCGGTTCTGACTCGATTTAATGGGATTCCAGAAGTAACAGAAGACGGTCAGATTATTTACTATTTCCCAGACTTACAAGTAACGGCAACGGGAAATAATAAAGCTCCAGTTCCCTCTTATTTAGAAGAGAGAAAATGGCAATTTACCAAAGCCAGTAGTACGCAAAAAATTATTGCAATTGGTTTAGGAGGTGTTAACCTAATCTTAGCTTTAATGTTGGGGTCTCTCTTATCTGGAGAAATTGCAGCGCAAATGGGAGGATTAGTTGCTTTTGTTAATGGGATTTATGGAATTCTTTTAGCTTATGCAATTGGTTATCTGACGATTCCTTTAATTCGTTATTTTTGGATTCAGCAAAAAAATCAACGAATTTCTGCTCGTAACGAAGAACGATTTCAGCGCGTTAGATTGTTAGCCAGCCCTGATCAAGACTTACAAAATAAATTACAAGAGGCAAAAGCATTTGCTTCCCAAACTGTTTTAAGTGAGGAAGATATTGCCTATTCTACTGAACAAGATTTAATGGAACAAGAAGCAGAACGAAGCGATAAAATTGATGAGGATTGGGAACGTCGGTTGAATAGTGATCAGTGACCCAATAACAAAGAACAAAGAACAAAATTAATTAAATGCAAAGACGAATTAACTTTCAACTATTGAGGCGGTTTTGGTCGATCGCGCGTCTCTACTGGTTTGGGGATGAAAAATGGAAAGCCAGAGGACTTCTTTTAATCATTACTTTGATGCTGATTACTTACACAGTTCTCAGTGTCAAATTAAACCAGCAACGAGGGAATTTAATTACCGCCCTCTCCCAAATGAGTGAGGAAGAATTTTGGAGTGGACTACTCATTTATTTCGGCGTAATTGTTGCTTATATTCCTTTATTTGCAGGGGCAAAATATTTAATTAATCTCTTAGGTTTATTTTGGCGAAGATGGTTAACAGGGAGTTTTTTAGATCATTATTTTCGCGATCGCGCTTACTATAAATTGACCTCTTATGGGGAAATTGATAACCCAGATCAACGGATTTCTGAAGATGTCCGTTCTTTTACTCAAGAATCTTTAACGTTTCTCTTAATTACTCTTTCCTCTCTCTTTCAAGTCATTGGATTTAGTAGCGAACTTTGGACAATTTCTTATCCGTTAGTTATTTTTCTATTTGTTTATGCGATTGTTGGAACTTTGATTACAGTAGGCGTTTTTGGGAAAGCCTTAGTCCGCTTGAATTTTGAGCAGTTGAAACGAGAAGCAAACTTTCGCTTTGGTTTAGTTCGGATTCGAGAAAATGCTGAATCCATTGCATTTTATCAAGGAGAAGAGCAAGAAGAAGGTCAAGTTAAACTTAAATTTGATGATATCTTCGATAACTTCAAACGTTTAATTTTATGGCAAGATTTAGGCTTAAAGTCTTTTACCAATACCTTCCAACTCATTACTTACGCGCTCCCTTTTCTGATCTTAGCTCCCCGCGTTTTCTCGGGAGAATTAGCCGTGGGGAAAGTAACCGAGGCGCAAGGGGCTTTCTTACAAATTTTCTTCGCTCTCGATTTTATTATTAATCGTTTTCAATCCCTGACTGAATTTGGAGCAGGAATTAACCGAATTTTTGATTTTGCTGATTATATCAATCTTGCTGATTCTGAACAAACAGAAGAAGAGAAGACTAATCCGACAATTGATTTCGTTAATGATGAGCAAATTGCAGTTAAAAGTTTAACTCTCCAAACTCCCAACTATCAACGCACCTTAGTTCAAGACTTAACCGTTGATATTCCCCAAGGTGGGGGGTTATTAATTATGGGGGCGAGTGGCTGTGGAAAAAGTTCATTACTCCGCGCGATCGCGGGATTATGGCAGTCTGGAAACGGTAAAATTATCCGTCCCGAATTATCAGAAATTATCTTTTTACCCCAACGTCCTTACATGATTTTAGGCAGTTTAAGAGAAGAGTTAATTTATCCCAAAACAGAAAGTGACTTAACCAATGAACAACTTGCAGCGGTGTTAAATCAAGTTAATCTCCCTCATTTAATTGAACGATTTGGCAGCTTAAATGTCCAGAAAAACTGGGGAGAAGTTTTATCATTAGGAGAACAACAAAGAGTTGCGTTTGCCAGAATTTTAATTAATCAACCGCGTTATGTGGTATTAGATGAAGCCACTAGTGCTTTAGATGTTAAAAACGAGGAATCGCTGTACGATCAATTACAGGCGATTAACGTTACTTATGTCAGTGTCGGTCATCGTCCAACATTACGAAAATATCATCAACTTGTTTTAGAATTATCAGAAGATCAATCTTGGCAAGTTAAACCCCTTACAGCAGAAGTAGAATCATGATTTTTCCAGGTGAAGTCTTTGCAGAAACCAAAGAATTTGATAGTAAGATTCGGCAACTATTACCCTATTATGATGAAATGCTAAGCGCGATCGCGCTATGTGTCCCCTCTAACAGCACCCGCATTCTAGAATTAGGGTGTGGAACAGGAGAACTAACAGTAAAAGTTCTTCAACAGTGTCCAAACGCGCAACTGGTCGCCGTCGATTATTCCCCCCGTATGATTGACTTTGTAGCGAATAAATTAGATTATCAAGGAGAAGGAGACCGCGTCAAAACCTTACAATTAGACTTCGGTGCTTGGGCTAATGATGAAGCCGATTCCGAAGTGGGAAGCAACTTTGATGCCATTATTTCTTCCCTCGCGATTCATCATCTGACTGATGAAATGAAAGGAAAACTCTTTCAAAAAGTTGCTCGTTCCCTCAATCCAAATGGACAATTTTGGAATGCAGATCCCTTGCTTCCCGAGTTTCCTGAATTGTCTGATATCTATCAACAATCTCGCCAACGTTGGGCGGAAAAACAAGGCTATGATCTCGAAGCTGTCCGCAGTCAAATTGGCAAAAGCGACACGCAAGGCTATTCTAGCCAAGATCAACTCGCAACTCTTGATGATCATCTGCAAATGTTAAACGATGCTGGCTTTTCCAAAACAGCAGTGATTTGGAAATACTATAATCTTGCGGTGTTTGGGGGATTGCATTAGTCTCTAATTCACGGTACAATAGTAGATTGTGTCTCCTGCTCGGATCAGGTCAGACATTGTCAAAGCGAAACCTTCGCTACCTGTACGGCATTTTTAAAGGATTAATCATGAGTTATGCAATTGTAGAAGCAAGCGGAACGCAAATTAAAGTTGAACCCGGTTCTTTTTATGACTTAAACCGTTTGCACGTTGATGAAGAGGGTAACTACACTTTCGATAAAGTGTTACTCATCAATAATGACGGTGAAGTTACGGTTGGTCAACCTTACATTGAAGGCGCAACCGTACAAGGAACCATTATGAGCCACTTGCGCGGGCGAAAAGTGCTTGTTTACAAAATGAAGCCCAAGAAAAACTATCGGAAAAAACGGGGGCACCGTCAGGAATTAACTCGTGTGATGATTAATTCCATCAGCCTCAATGGTTCTATCATTGCAGAAGCAGAAAGCACTGAAGCAGAAGCCGTCACTCCCGATGCAGTGGAAACGGCTGCTGAGTAGAATTGTAAATAAGAAAAATTATCGAGAGGATTAACCATGGCTCATAAGAAAGGAACAGGAAGCACTCGTAACGGAAGAGAT comes from Halothece sp. PCC 7418 and encodes:
- a CDS encoding photosystem I reaction center subunit II PsaD; the encoded protein is MSELLSGQTPIFGGSTGGLLTAAETEEKYGITWTSSQEQVFEMPTGGAAIMREGENVFYFARKEQCLALGTQLRTKFKPKIEDFKIYRIYPNGELEYLHPKDGVFPENVNEGRPYMGKIDRKIGANPDPATVKFSGKTPYEV
- a CDS encoding serine hydrolase; amino-acid sequence: MAFYQEDRQLRHIAWQILERVWQTFPELERSQIALTWLVYGSAMRGFNYRGGEVFYPASLVKLFYLVAVQEWLKRGLIFPSKELDRAIQDMIIDSSNDATSLVVDVLTGTTSGPELSRNAFLTWQSQRNLVNRYFKSLRWEELEPINVNQKTWGDGPYGREKAFIGESRENQNRLTTNAVARLFHHIVMGNAAQSTLMMDLLFRSLPAASSDPEEENQITGFLGEALPTEAKLWSKAGWTSWVRHDSAYIELPNHPPYLLVVFTERSPSPPNHQLLPFISQQFLKALESSI
- a CDS encoding ABC transporter ATP-binding protein/permease: MQRRINFQLLRRFWSIARLYWFGDEKWKARGLLLIITLMLITYTVLSVKLNQQRGNLITALSQMSEEEFWSGLLIYFGVIVAYIPLFAGAKYLINLLGLFWRRWLTGSFLDHYFRDRAYYKLTSYGEIDNPDQRISEDVRSFTQESLTFLLITLSSLFQVIGFSSELWTISYPLVIFLFVYAIVGTLITVGVFGKALVRLNFEQLKREANFRFGLVRIRENAESIAFYQGEEQEEGQVKLKFDDIFDNFKRLILWQDLGLKSFTNTFQLITYALPFLILAPRVFSGELAVGKVTEAQGAFLQIFFALDFIINRFQSLTEFGAGINRIFDFADYINLADSEQTEEEKTNPTIDFVNDEQIAVKSLTLQTPNYQRTLVQDLTVDIPQGGGLLIMGASGCGKSSLLRAIAGLWQSGNGKIIRPELSEIIFLPQRPYMILGSLREELIYPKTESDLTNEQLAAVLNQVNLPHLIERFGSLNVQKNWGEVLSLGEQQRVAFARILINQPRYVVLDEATSALDVKNEESLYDQLQAINVTYVSVGHRPTLRKYHQLVLELSEDQSWQVKPLTAEVES
- a CDS encoding class I SAM-dependent methyltransferase, whose translation is MIFPGEVFAETKEFDSKIRQLLPYYDEMLSAIALCVPSNSTRILELGCGTGELTVKVLQQCPNAQLVAVDYSPRMIDFVANKLDYQGEGDRVKTLQLDFGAWANDEADSEVGSNFDAIISSLAIHHLTDEMKGKLFQKVARSLNPNGQFWNADPLLPEFPELSDIYQQSRQRWAEKQGYDLEAVRSQIGKSDTQGYSSQDQLATLDDHLQMLNDAGFSKTAVIWKYYNLAVFGGLH
- the rplU gene encoding 50S ribosomal protein L21, whose protein sequence is MSYAIVEASGTQIKVEPGSFYDLNRLHVDEEGNYTFDKVLLINNDGEVTVGQPYIEGATVQGTIMSHLRGRKVLVYKMKPKKNYRKKRGHRQELTRVMINSISLNGSIIAEAESTEAEAVTPDAVETAAE